One segment of Drosophila ananassae strain 14024-0371.13 chromosome 3R, ASM1763931v2, whole genome shotgun sequence DNA contains the following:
- the LOC6498447 gene encoding coiled-coil and C2 domain-containing protein 1-like isoform X2 has product MFSRKKPEPAKRRQHDLSQFGLTEIPDDFDPSAGYGDDDGGDSDLEAELAAIAGGGGPKPKAKPKPKLVPASDLDRMIADSLRDVSDDDDDDALENDSDLMGELSAIGVEHEDVEEEPAAAAPVDDEEPPQTFLPTTTVDTLGIIKQRLEMYKVAEANASAAGDSGKARRFGRGLKTLQSLHKQAAAGKTINVDDIPPEVSVKPAACVDPAPPPEAEAPPAAPLVPARSAPALPPAPQTPTDSTAPSVSSNPLVAQMRTRQNEYKAAALQSKRSGDTATALQFLKVVKQFDVVVKMCEEGQEVDLSDMPPPPSEFLEFLAKMQGSAGESAPEAPAAPAPAPAPAPPAAVPPTASTILEALQQRLEKYQSVEAAAKEENNTSKARRFGRIVKQYEDAIKLCKAGKPVPYDELPVPPGFGPLPTGDAPPAAESAPSPSPPTSPTSPPATATTSSGGTPSSSSAATPTPVRKSPSPQKPKELTTRISGNQQKSNLAEQQMKLLLERQKEFKMAAIDAKKAGEIDQAKEYLKIYKGFDSLLNAASSGLPVDLSTLPVPPSQRDNLEASFAIVSAEECDPNDTICEIGVRMEEQLAKQLMMCKNTRDHHKAMGDVAGMNRFENLALTVQKDLDFVRYSKRKGLALPKFHYEKRNFNIVHCNTDLTDGELEIVVVRGINYNVPNPKEVDTYVRVEFPLLNDESFKTKTNVIRDTSSPDYDERFKVDIQRSNRQFQRIFKRHGVKFEIYSRGGFLRSDTLIGTINVKLQPLETKCDIHDTYDLMDGRKQVGGKLEVKIRVRNPILTKQIEHINEKWLVLDAEG; this is encoded by the exons ATGTTTTCCAGAAAGAAACCAGAGCCAGCGAAAAGAAGACAACATGATTTGTCACAG TTTGGTCTTACGGAAATTCCAGATGACTTTGATCCCAGCGCCGGCTACGGAGACGATGATGGCGGCGATAGTGATCTGGAAGCAGAGTTGGCTGCCATagccggaggaggaggacccaAGCCCAAAGCAAAACCCAAGCCTAAGCTTGTGCCTGCTAGCGACCTAGACAGAATGATTGCGGATAGCTTGCGTGATGTCAgtgacgacgacgacgatgatgcTCTCGAAAATGACTCCGATTTGATGGGTGAACTGAGTGCCATCGGTGTCGAGCATGAGGATGTGGAAGAGGAGCCTGCCGCAGCAGCTCCTGTTGATGATGAAGAACCACCACAAACTTTTCTTCCAACCACCACGGTGGACACATTGGGCATCATCAAGCAGCGCCTGGAGATGTACAAGGTTGCCGAGGCAAACGCCAGTGCAGCGGGAGATTCGGGCAAAGCAAGACGCTTTGGAAGGGGTCTGAAGACCCTGCAAAGCCTCCATAAACAAGCTGCAGCAGGAAAAACTATTAACGTGGATGATATCCCACCCGAGGTCAGTGTGAAACCTGCTGCCTGCGTGGATCCTGCGCCTCCACCAGAAGCTGAAGCGCCTCCAGCCGCACCTCTGGTTCCAGCTCGTTCCGCACCGGCACTGCCTCCAGCACCACAGACACCCACGGACTCCACGGCTCCATCTGTGTCCTCCAATCCTCTTGTGGCACAAATGCGCACCCGCCAGAACGAATATAAAGCGGCTGCATTGCAATCCAAGCGCAGTGGAGATACGGCAACTGCCCTCCAGTTCCTCAAGGTGGTGAAGCAATTCGATGTGGTGGTCAAGATGTGCGAAGAAGGACAGGAAGTTGATCTCAGCGACATGCCTCCACCGCCATCTGAGTTTCTTgagtttttggcaaagatgCAGGGATCTGCTGGCGAGTCTGCTCCTGAAGCTCCTGCCGCgccagctccagctcccgccccagctcctccagcagcgGTACCACCAACAGCTTCTACTATACTGGAAGCCCTGCAACAGCGTTTGGAAAAGTACCAATCAGTGGAGGCAGCTGCCAAGGAGGAGAATAATACCAGCAAGGCGAGAAGATTCGGACGAATTGTGAAACAATATGAAGACGCCATTAAGCTCTGCAAGGCTGGGAAGCCAGTGCCTTACGATGAACTGCCGGTACCCCCCGGCTTTGGACCTTTGCCAACTGGTGATGCGCCTCCTGCTGCTGAAAGTGCTCCAAGTCCATCACCGCCAACTTCTCCGACATCTCCGCCTGCGACTGCCACCACTTCCTCTGGAGGTACTCCCTCCAGCTCTAGTGCTGCCACCCCCACACCTGTTCGAAAGTCTCCATCACCCCAGAAACCAAAAGAGCTGACCACACGCATCTCTGGAAACCAACAAAAGAGCAACCTTGCCGAGCAGCAGATGAAGCTGCTGCTGGAACGTCAAAAGGAGTTCAAGATGGCTGCAATAGACGCAAAGAAAGCTGGGGAGATTGACCAAGCCAAGGAGTACTTGAAGATATACAAGGGATTCGATTCGCTGTTGAATGCTGCAAGTAGTGGCCTACCTGTGGATCTTTCGACG CTTCCTGTTCCACCTTCCCAACGCGACAATCTGGAGGCGTCATTCGCCATAGTTTCCGCCGAGGAGTGTGATCCCAATGACACCATCTGCGAAATAGGCGTTCGCATGGAGGAACAACTCGCCAAGCAGTTGATGATGTGCAAGAATACCAGAGACCATCACAAGGCCATGGGTGATGTAGCTGGCATGAATCGATTTGAGAACCTGGCTTTAACCGTCCAGAAAGACCTTGATTTCGTTCGGTACTCCAAGCGCAAGGGTTTGGCGCTTCCCAAATTTCACTACGAGAAGCGCAACTTCAACATTGTTCACTGCAACACTGATCTAACGGATGGCGAGTTGGAGATCGTAGTAGTGCGGGGAATCAATTACAATGTTCCCAATCCAAAGGAGGTGGATACCTACGTTCGTGTGGAGTTTCCACTTCTTAAT GATGAATCTTTTAAGACTAAAACTAATGTAATTAGAGATACCAGCAGTCCGGACTACGATGAGCGCTTCAAGGTGGACATTCAGCGCAGCAATCGGCAATTCCAGAGAATCTTCAAGCGGCATGGAGTTAAGTTCGAGATCTACTCTCGAGG GGGATTTCTGCGTTCGGACACACTGATCGGCACCATCAACGTGAAGCTGCAGCCGCTGGAAACTAAGTGCGACATACACGACACCTACGAT CTAATGGATGGTCGGAAACAGGTTGGAGGCAAGCTGGAGGTTAAGATTCGAGTCCGCAACCCCATTCTCACCAAGCAGATCGAACACATCAACGAAAAGTGGTTAGTCCTGGATGCCGAAGGCTGA
- the LOC6498447 gene encoding coiled-coil and C2 domain-containing protein 1-like isoform X1 — protein sequence MFSRKKPEPAKRRQHDLSQFGLTEIPDDFDPSAGYGDDDGGDSDLEAELAAIAGGGGPKPKAKPKPKLVPASDLDRMIADSLRDVSDDDDDDALENDSDLMGELSAIGVEHEDVEEEPAAAAPVDDEEPPQTFLPTTTVDTLGIIKQRLEMYKVAEANASAAGDSGKARRFGRGLKTLQSLHKQAAAGKTINVDDIPPEVSVKPAACVDPAPPPEAEAPPAAPLVPARSAPALPPAPQTPTDSTAPSVSSNPLVAQMRTRQNEYKAAALQSKRSGDTATALQFLKVVKQFDVVVKMCEEGQEVDLSDMPPPPSEFLEFLAKMQGSAGESAPEAPAAPAPAPAPAPPAAVPPTASTILEALQQRLEKYQSVEAAAKEENNTSKARRFGRIVKQYEDAIKLCKAGKPVPYDELPVPPGFGPLPTGDAPPAAESAPSPSPPTSPTSPPATATTSSGGTPSSSSAATPTPVRKSPSPQKPKELTTRISGNQQKSNLAEQQMKLLLERQKEFKMAAIDAKKAGEIDQAKEYLKIYKGFDSLLNAASSGLPVDLSTLPVPPSQRDNLEASFAIVSAEECDPNDTICEIGVRMEEQLAKQLMMCKNTRDHHKAMGDVAGMNRFENLALTVQKDLDFVRYSKRKGLALPKFHYEKRNFNIVHCNTDLTDGELEIVVVRGINYNVPNPKEVDTYVRVEFPLLNDESFKTKTNVIRDTSSPDYDERFKVDIQRSNRQFQRIFKRHGVKFEIYSRGCSIDCCGLSRKLPLCCFRGFLRSDTLIGTINVKLQPLETKCDIHDTYDLMDGRKQVGGKLEVKIRVRNPILTKQIEHINEKWLVLDAEG from the exons ATGTTTTCCAGAAAGAAACCAGAGCCAGCGAAAAGAAGACAACATGATTTGTCACAG TTTGGTCTTACGGAAATTCCAGATGACTTTGATCCCAGCGCCGGCTACGGAGACGATGATGGCGGCGATAGTGATCTGGAAGCAGAGTTGGCTGCCATagccggaggaggaggacccaAGCCCAAAGCAAAACCCAAGCCTAAGCTTGTGCCTGCTAGCGACCTAGACAGAATGATTGCGGATAGCTTGCGTGATGTCAgtgacgacgacgacgatgatgcTCTCGAAAATGACTCCGATTTGATGGGTGAACTGAGTGCCATCGGTGTCGAGCATGAGGATGTGGAAGAGGAGCCTGCCGCAGCAGCTCCTGTTGATGATGAAGAACCACCACAAACTTTTCTTCCAACCACCACGGTGGACACATTGGGCATCATCAAGCAGCGCCTGGAGATGTACAAGGTTGCCGAGGCAAACGCCAGTGCAGCGGGAGATTCGGGCAAAGCAAGACGCTTTGGAAGGGGTCTGAAGACCCTGCAAAGCCTCCATAAACAAGCTGCAGCAGGAAAAACTATTAACGTGGATGATATCCCACCCGAGGTCAGTGTGAAACCTGCTGCCTGCGTGGATCCTGCGCCTCCACCAGAAGCTGAAGCGCCTCCAGCCGCACCTCTGGTTCCAGCTCGTTCCGCACCGGCACTGCCTCCAGCACCACAGACACCCACGGACTCCACGGCTCCATCTGTGTCCTCCAATCCTCTTGTGGCACAAATGCGCACCCGCCAGAACGAATATAAAGCGGCTGCATTGCAATCCAAGCGCAGTGGAGATACGGCAACTGCCCTCCAGTTCCTCAAGGTGGTGAAGCAATTCGATGTGGTGGTCAAGATGTGCGAAGAAGGACAGGAAGTTGATCTCAGCGACATGCCTCCACCGCCATCTGAGTTTCTTgagtttttggcaaagatgCAGGGATCTGCTGGCGAGTCTGCTCCTGAAGCTCCTGCCGCgccagctccagctcccgccccagctcctccagcagcgGTACCACCAACAGCTTCTACTATACTGGAAGCCCTGCAACAGCGTTTGGAAAAGTACCAATCAGTGGAGGCAGCTGCCAAGGAGGAGAATAATACCAGCAAGGCGAGAAGATTCGGACGAATTGTGAAACAATATGAAGACGCCATTAAGCTCTGCAAGGCTGGGAAGCCAGTGCCTTACGATGAACTGCCGGTACCCCCCGGCTTTGGACCTTTGCCAACTGGTGATGCGCCTCCTGCTGCTGAAAGTGCTCCAAGTCCATCACCGCCAACTTCTCCGACATCTCCGCCTGCGACTGCCACCACTTCCTCTGGAGGTACTCCCTCCAGCTCTAGTGCTGCCACCCCCACACCTGTTCGAAAGTCTCCATCACCCCAGAAACCAAAAGAGCTGACCACACGCATCTCTGGAAACCAACAAAAGAGCAACCTTGCCGAGCAGCAGATGAAGCTGCTGCTGGAACGTCAAAAGGAGTTCAAGATGGCTGCAATAGACGCAAAGAAAGCTGGGGAGATTGACCAAGCCAAGGAGTACTTGAAGATATACAAGGGATTCGATTCGCTGTTGAATGCTGCAAGTAGTGGCCTACCTGTGGATCTTTCGACG CTTCCTGTTCCACCTTCCCAACGCGACAATCTGGAGGCGTCATTCGCCATAGTTTCCGCCGAGGAGTGTGATCCCAATGACACCATCTGCGAAATAGGCGTTCGCATGGAGGAACAACTCGCCAAGCAGTTGATGATGTGCAAGAATACCAGAGACCATCACAAGGCCATGGGTGATGTAGCTGGCATGAATCGATTTGAGAACCTGGCTTTAACCGTCCAGAAAGACCTTGATTTCGTTCGGTACTCCAAGCGCAAGGGTTTGGCGCTTCCCAAATTTCACTACGAGAAGCGCAACTTCAACATTGTTCACTGCAACACTGATCTAACGGATGGCGAGTTGGAGATCGTAGTAGTGCGGGGAATCAATTACAATGTTCCCAATCCAAAGGAGGTGGATACCTACGTTCGTGTGGAGTTTCCACTTCTTAAT GATGAATCTTTTAAGACTAAAACTAATGTAATTAGAGATACCAGCAGTCCGGACTACGATGAGCGCTTCAAGGTGGACATTCAGCGCAGCAATCGGCAATTCCAGAGAATCTTCAAGCGGCATGGAGTTAAGTTCGAGATCTACTCTCGAGG CTGCAGTATAGACTGTTGTGGACTTAGTCGTAAATTGCCCCTATGTTGTTTCAGGGGATTTCTGCGTTCGGACACACTGATCGGCACCATCAACGTGAAGCTGCAGCCGCTGGAAACTAAGTGCGACATACACGACACCTACGAT CTAATGGATGGTCGGAAACAGGTTGGAGGCAAGCTGGAGGTTAAGATTCGAGTCCGCAACCCCATTCTCACCAAGCAGATCGAACACATCAACGAAAAGTGGTTAGTCCTGGATGCCGAAGGCTGA
- the LOC6497058 gene encoding ralBP1-associated Eps domain-containing protein 2 isoform X2 — MDVSLTEPESRFYSELFQCCDVENTGKVPILKATELFRSADISNDAVIEITGLAGIPSAALHISRCQFYSCLKLIAAHQAAMPLRQELISASVPLPLPHFSWKEAVTAPVSLVENGLSASGEGSNSLRRNSQQEQFQDVSDLPSTDSEIEQNESVDEASGHGRGADGSGVVSSSSRENVRRRRGGGGSPEAWSTNSDSPTPTNSVAERPWAQDTLWHGLLGDEHRQLLGTEEESSDRHSSDDEENENELVTLYQITPEQREYYNKQFKAVQRDPHGLLSGQAARVFFEKSRIPVEELRHIWQLCDVTRDGALSLSEFTAAMHLVVLRRNNIPLPTSLPHCLHPNVLQVGVSGGSGVGSSSATSQPQEPPEADLLHLNDDEEDDHTDNTIIAGNLSGGSSSGKPRQNAPGDKNIMNLSNISTSSQASNSSRREATPPINRSVSNSPNVEKIATGTVSTNAVEPASQWTKFSESPTSSVAPVQPSVGEPPAAAAAPVVTSPGLKPALFDMKRSAQDVVSNPQILHPVPLRVTPIGTAMAASTEPSNDNESVVILREESPKAITSTVVTSQTSGGNAPSSHRDSNDLRAIQRPQAKKLPAKNSALPPPPQREASIGSSGPSEPPEQQTVYGAPKKEPPPLPPPRPHRHARSSSLDLNKFKVVPAGGAQQEADEQQLHSLPPVAPPPQAAPPTRITLQQTRVSAFEVYRKPQSPPQQPPPRAPTTAGATLPSAESFEKRVTAISDSLRHVTFTKGQASTTELLQKLREQNNSLLHLCNDLSDELLSVQTRKEEMRLKLEGLTASETPVRTGSTNSGPVTANVTGGSSGSTGGVFTNV; from the exons ATGGACGTGTCGCTTACTGAGCCGGAGTCGCGCTTCTACAGCGAACTCTTTCAATGCTGCGACGTGGAGAACACTGGCAAGGTGCCCATTCTGAAAGCCACGGAACTGTTTCGCTCGGCGGACATTTCCAATGATGCGGTTATTGAG ATTACTGGCCTGGCTGGAATTCCGTCCGCGGCGCTGCACATCTCGCGGTGCCAGTTCTACTCGTGCCTCAAGCTCATCGCCGCCCACCAGGCGGCAATGCCACTGCGCCAGGAACTAATATCCGCCTCAGTGCCGCTGCCATTGCCCCACTTCAGTTGGAAGGAGGCGGTCACGGCACCGGTTTCTCTGGTTGAGAACGGATTAAGTGCATCGGGAGAGGGCAGTAACTCGTTGCGTCGTAACTCGCAGCAGGAACAGTTTCAGGATGTCTCCGATCTCCCCAGTACCGACTCCGAGATCGAGCAAAACGAATCGGTGGATGAGGCTAGTGGTCATGGACGCGGTGCAGATGGTAGCGGTGTCGTGAGCAGCAGCAGTCGGGAGAATGTCAGG cgGCGACGCGGTGGTGGTGGATCCCCAGAGGCCTGGAGCACCAATAGCGACAGCCCCACGCCCACCAACAGCGTGGCCGAGCGGCCTTGGGCCCAGGACACTCTGTGGCACGGCTTGCTGGGCGACGAGCACCGCCAACTGCTGGGCACCGAAGAGGAGTCTTCGGACCGTcacagcagcgacgacgaagaaaacgaaaacgaactGGTCACGCTTTATCAAATTACACCAGAGCAGCGCGAGTACTACAATAAGCAGTTTAAGGCGGTGCAAAGGGATCCACATGGACTTCTTTCGGGTCAGGCAGCGAG AGTATTCTTTGAGAAAAGCCGCATTCCTGTGGAGGAGCTACGGCATATTTGGCAACTATGCGATGTAACACGTGACGGTGCATTAAGCTTGTCGGAATTCACTGCCGCAATGCATTTGGTAGTGCTGCGGCGTAATAACATTCCTCTCCCCACGAGTCTACCTCACTGCTTGCATCCCAATGTGCTGCAGGTGGGAGTTTCTGGGGGAAGTGGAGTGGGCTCTTCGTCGGCGACGTCGCAGCCCCAGGAGCCGCCGGAAGCCGATCTCCTGCACCTAAACGATGACGAGGAGGACGATCACACTGACAACACGATTATTGCCGGCAATCTTAGTGGAGGCAGTTCCTCCGGCAAACCGCGTCAAAATGCGCCCGGCGACAAGAATATCATGAATCTGAGCAACATCTCCACGTCCTCGCAGGCCAGCAATAGCTCCAGGCGCGAGGCTACACCACCCATCAACCGCAGCGTTTCTAATTCTCCCAACGTTGAGAAGATAGCAACTGGAACGGTTTCCACCAACGCTGTAGAACCCGCCAGTCAATGGACAAAATTCAGTGAATCTCCCACATCGAGTGTGGCTCCAGTGCAGCCATCTGTTGGTGAGCCCCCGGCTGCAGCCGCTGCCCCAGTCGTTACTAGTCCCGGCCTCAAGCCAGCACTGTTTGATATGAAGCGCTCCGCACAAGATGTAGTATCCAATCCTCAGATCCTTCACCCAGTGCCGCTAAGAGTGACGCCCATTG gCACAGCCATGGCTGCCTCGACAGAGCCATCGAACGACAACGAAAGCGTTGTGATTCTACGCGAGGAGAGCCCCAAGGCTATCACATCTACCGTGGTGACCAGTCAGACATCAGGCGGTAATGCTCCCAGTTCCCATCGTGATAGCAATGATTTGCGTGCCATCCAGAGGCCCCAGGCCAAGAAGCTGCCGGCTAAGAACAGCGCACTGCCTCCGCCGCCGCAACGGGAGGCGAGCATCGGTTCTAGCGGACCGAGCGAGCCGCCGGAGCAACAGACTGTCTACGGAGCGCCCAAAAAGGAGCCACCGCCCCTGCCACCACCAAGGCCCCATCGCCATGCCCGAAGCAGTAGTCTGGACCTGAACAAGTTTAAAGTGGTGCCTGCAGGCGGTGCTCAGCAAGAG GCGGACGAACAGCAGTTGCATTCGTTACCTCCGGTAGCTCCGCCCCCACAGGCTGCACCACCTACGCGGATTACGTTGCAGCAGACGCGTGTTTCGGCATTCGAGGTGTATCGAAAGCCACAATCACCGCCCCAGCAGCCACCACCGCGGGCTCCCACTACCGCAGGAGCAACCTTACCCAGTGCCGAGAGCTTCGAGAAGCGGGTGACTGCCATCAGTGACTCTCTGCGCCATGTGACATTTACGAAAGGACAGGCCAGCACAACGGAACTGCTGCAGAAGCTGCGCGAGCAGAACAACTCACTGCTGCATCTCTGCAACGATCTAAGTGACGAACTGTTGAGTGTCCAGACGCGCAAGGAGGAGATGCGTCTCAAGCTGGAAGGCTTGACAGCATCGGAGACTCCTGTCCGAACCGGCTCCACGAACTCGGGCCCAGTGACGGCCAACGTGACAGGTGGATCGTCCGGGTCGACAGGAGGCGTCTTCACCAATGTGTGA
- the LOC6497058 gene encoding ralBP1-associated Eps domain-containing protein 1 isoform X1 yields MDVSLTEPESRFYSELFQCCDVENTGKVPILKATELFRSADISNDAVIEITGLAGIPSAALHISRCQFYSCLKLIAAHQAAMPLRQELISASVPLPLPHFSWKEAVTAPVSLVENGLSASGEGSNSLRRNSQQEQFQDVSDLPSTDSEIEQNESVDEASGHGRGADGSGVVSSSSRENVRRRRGGGGSPEAWSTNSDSPTPTNSVAERPWAQDTLWHGLLGDEHRQLLGTEEESSDRHSSDDEENENELVTLYQITPEQREYYNKQFKAVQRDPHGLLSGQAARVFFEKSRIPVEELRHIWQLCDVTRDGALSLSEFTAAMHLVVLRRNNIPLPTSLPHCLHPNVLQVGVSGGSGVGSSSATSQPQEPPEADLLHLNDDEEDDHTDNTIIAGNLSGGSSSGKPRQNAPGDKNIMNLSNISTSSQASNSSRREATPPINRSVSNSPNVEKIATGTVSTNAVEPASQWTKFSESPTSSVAPVQPSVGEPPAAAAAPVVTSPGLKPALFDMKRSAQDVVSNPQILHPVPLRVTPIGTAMAASTEPSNDNESVVILREESPKAITSTVVTSQTSGGNAPSSHRDSNDLRAIQRPQAKKLPAKNSALPPPPQREASIGSSGPSEPPEQQTVYGAPKKEPPPLPPPRPHRHARSSSLDLNKFKVVPAGGAQQEITAQASFDMQTSTGFADFTHFADEGSAASIADEQQLHSLPPVAPPPQAAPPTRITLQQTRVSAFEVYRKPQSPPQQPPPRAPTTAGATLPSAESFEKRVTAISDSLRHVTFTKGQASTTELLQKLREQNNSLLHLCNDLSDELLSVQTRKEEMRLKLEGLTASETPVRTGSTNSGPVTANVTGGSSGSTGGVFTNV; encoded by the exons ATGGACGTGTCGCTTACTGAGCCGGAGTCGCGCTTCTACAGCGAACTCTTTCAATGCTGCGACGTGGAGAACACTGGCAAGGTGCCCATTCTGAAAGCCACGGAACTGTTTCGCTCGGCGGACATTTCCAATGATGCGGTTATTGAG ATTACTGGCCTGGCTGGAATTCCGTCCGCGGCGCTGCACATCTCGCGGTGCCAGTTCTACTCGTGCCTCAAGCTCATCGCCGCCCACCAGGCGGCAATGCCACTGCGCCAGGAACTAATATCCGCCTCAGTGCCGCTGCCATTGCCCCACTTCAGTTGGAAGGAGGCGGTCACGGCACCGGTTTCTCTGGTTGAGAACGGATTAAGTGCATCGGGAGAGGGCAGTAACTCGTTGCGTCGTAACTCGCAGCAGGAACAGTTTCAGGATGTCTCCGATCTCCCCAGTACCGACTCCGAGATCGAGCAAAACGAATCGGTGGATGAGGCTAGTGGTCATGGACGCGGTGCAGATGGTAGCGGTGTCGTGAGCAGCAGCAGTCGGGAGAATGTCAGG cgGCGACGCGGTGGTGGTGGATCCCCAGAGGCCTGGAGCACCAATAGCGACAGCCCCACGCCCACCAACAGCGTGGCCGAGCGGCCTTGGGCCCAGGACACTCTGTGGCACGGCTTGCTGGGCGACGAGCACCGCCAACTGCTGGGCACCGAAGAGGAGTCTTCGGACCGTcacagcagcgacgacgaagaaaacgaaaacgaactGGTCACGCTTTATCAAATTACACCAGAGCAGCGCGAGTACTACAATAAGCAGTTTAAGGCGGTGCAAAGGGATCCACATGGACTTCTTTCGGGTCAGGCAGCGAG AGTATTCTTTGAGAAAAGCCGCATTCCTGTGGAGGAGCTACGGCATATTTGGCAACTATGCGATGTAACACGTGACGGTGCATTAAGCTTGTCGGAATTCACTGCCGCAATGCATTTGGTAGTGCTGCGGCGTAATAACATTCCTCTCCCCACGAGTCTACCTCACTGCTTGCATCCCAATGTGCTGCAGGTGGGAGTTTCTGGGGGAAGTGGAGTGGGCTCTTCGTCGGCGACGTCGCAGCCCCAGGAGCCGCCGGAAGCCGATCTCCTGCACCTAAACGATGACGAGGAGGACGATCACACTGACAACACGATTATTGCCGGCAATCTTAGTGGAGGCAGTTCCTCCGGCAAACCGCGTCAAAATGCGCCCGGCGACAAGAATATCATGAATCTGAGCAACATCTCCACGTCCTCGCAGGCCAGCAATAGCTCCAGGCGCGAGGCTACACCACCCATCAACCGCAGCGTTTCTAATTCTCCCAACGTTGAGAAGATAGCAACTGGAACGGTTTCCACCAACGCTGTAGAACCCGCCAGTCAATGGACAAAATTCAGTGAATCTCCCACATCGAGTGTGGCTCCAGTGCAGCCATCTGTTGGTGAGCCCCCGGCTGCAGCCGCTGCCCCAGTCGTTACTAGTCCCGGCCTCAAGCCAGCACTGTTTGATATGAAGCGCTCCGCACAAGATGTAGTATCCAATCCTCAGATCCTTCACCCAGTGCCGCTAAGAGTGACGCCCATTG gCACAGCCATGGCTGCCTCGACAGAGCCATCGAACGACAACGAAAGCGTTGTGATTCTACGCGAGGAGAGCCCCAAGGCTATCACATCTACCGTGGTGACCAGTCAGACATCAGGCGGTAATGCTCCCAGTTCCCATCGTGATAGCAATGATTTGCGTGCCATCCAGAGGCCCCAGGCCAAGAAGCTGCCGGCTAAGAACAGCGCACTGCCTCCGCCGCCGCAACGGGAGGCGAGCATCGGTTCTAGCGGACCGAGCGAGCCGCCGGAGCAACAGACTGTCTACGGAGCGCCCAAAAAGGAGCCACCGCCCCTGCCACCACCAAGGCCCCATCGCCATGCCCGAAGCAGTAGTCTGGACCTGAACAAGTTTAAAGTGGTGCCTGCAGGCGGTGCTCAGCAAGAG ATCACTGCCCAGGCCAGCTTCGATATGCAAACCTCAACAGGTTTTGCCGATTTCACGCACTTTGCCGACGAAGGCAGCGCCGCGAGCATC GCGGACGAACAGCAGTTGCATTCGTTACCTCCGGTAGCTCCGCCCCCACAGGCTGCACCACCTACGCGGATTACGTTGCAGCAGACGCGTGTTTCGGCATTCGAGGTGTATCGAAAGCCACAATCACCGCCCCAGCAGCCACCACCGCGGGCTCCCACTACCGCAGGAGCAACCTTACCCAGTGCCGAGAGCTTCGAGAAGCGGGTGACTGCCATCAGTGACTCTCTGCGCCATGTGACATTTACGAAAGGACAGGCCAGCACAACGGAACTGCTGCAGAAGCTGCGCGAGCAGAACAACTCACTGCTGCATCTCTGCAACGATCTAAGTGACGAACTGTTGAGTGTCCAGACGCGCAAGGAGGAGATGCGTCTCAAGCTGGAAGGCTTGACAGCATCGGAGACTCCTGTCCGAACCGGCTCCACGAACTCGGGCCCAGTGACGGCCAACGTGACAGGTGGATCGTCCGGGTCGACAGGAGGCGTCTTCACCAATGTGTGA